One Edaphobacter lichenicola DNA window includes the following coding sequences:
- a CDS encoding M48 family metalloprotease: protein MRSCLHLLLSLPLLHLSMISHAFPQSTPQSACGAPPAALQSTQANIFSEQQEQWLGEAMADYIETENRPVKNPKENAYLDTIGGRLLAALPPTKIQFHFLLVESPEVNGFSLAGGRVYLTRKLVASAHSEDEVAGVVAHEMGHILSHQFAIETTADLRRLLGVTSVTDRADIYTKFQRLTDARQHDKHAIAVDSDDKQDGADRVAVYAAAAAGYRAQAYAEFWDRSFFVGGKTGGRLGDFFQTTTPSQKRLRRIRGIIAELPSGCGAVADNTSTAFEHWHTLVLEDQVGATPTAPAATAISTNTTPIQLNPPLRLNIDHLRFSRDGQYILAQDESSIFVLSRSPFRELFRFDAERGLPADFTPDSKQIAFYTPNLHVELWNIAQQKLVSAHEVVTQENCLQTLLSPDARTLICIAYPAAEVNLRALLIDIETGQVVFEKKDWFHPNFNFEMSVFVRQLEKDTSGVLTSAFSADGNTLLLGPGADRLAFDLRTRTPIKISGALTSYDFPITYCFEGNDKIVAVHALQAANSGVFSFPDGKRLQSLKLGLPFMNATTTAGYVTTSGSNEAVVGVVDVNATKYVLGSKSPAIDVFGDSFVVENLAGSIVLGKLSDPNPMHILSANMPLSPLAPARSTAISPDGRYLALSARTRGAVWDLATGKQIFLMRGFRSSWWTPDGKLLAEFTATDKEHPAVIGELTPEPRLAKNMAYKLPDQAHLENNDLLEWKSQNKKAWTLTAYSPADLAVKWTRQFPEGRPGYTTNYGDTDLIFSDLLLSSAAKEKLRSNAILKEQTDAIKQKPAGRLIEIVNAEDGTVRAQVVVQVPLTYEGVDGFSRLGDLLYLSTGDNRIIVYSLKTGVQLRQLYGSVVAADIASQTICTHNRRNETTVSDKTGAELVHLTLDSPLRFAEFRNHGTQLLVLTADQRVTSYTISNETHVTTASNVQ from the coding sequence ATGCGCTCATGTTTGCACCTGCTGCTGTCTCTGCCGCTGCTTCACCTAAGCATGATCTCTCATGCCTTCCCGCAATCGACGCCCCAATCAGCCTGCGGAGCACCACCAGCAGCTCTCCAATCTACCCAAGCCAACATCTTCTCCGAACAACAGGAGCAATGGCTCGGCGAAGCCATGGCTGACTACATCGAAACCGAAAACCGTCCCGTCAAGAATCCCAAAGAAAATGCCTACCTGGATACGATCGGTGGCCGCCTCCTTGCCGCACTGCCACCCACCAAAATCCAGTTTCACTTCCTCCTGGTCGAATCTCCCGAAGTTAACGGCTTTTCGCTCGCCGGCGGCCGCGTCTATCTCACTCGCAAGCTCGTCGCCAGCGCTCACAGCGAAGACGAGGTCGCGGGTGTCGTCGCCCATGAGATGGGCCACATCCTCTCCCACCAATTCGCCATCGAGACCACCGCAGATCTTCGTCGCCTGCTCGGCGTCACCTCCGTCACCGACCGGGCAGACATCTACACCAAGTTCCAGCGCCTTACCGATGCCCGCCAGCACGACAAGCACGCCATCGCTGTCGACTCGGACGACAAGCAGGACGGGGCGGACCGCGTGGCCGTCTACGCTGCTGCCGCCGCCGGCTACCGGGCCCAGGCCTATGCCGAGTTCTGGGACCGTTCCTTCTTCGTCGGCGGCAAGACCGGCGGCCGCTTAGGCGATTTCTTCCAAACCACCACTCCCTCGCAGAAGCGTCTGCGCCGCATCCGCGGCATCATCGCCGAACTCCCTTCCGGTTGCGGCGCCGTCGCTGACAACACCTCCACAGCCTTCGAGCACTGGCACACTCTGGTGCTCGAGGACCAAGTCGGGGCCACTCCCACTGCGCCCGCTGCCACCGCAATATCGACTAACACCACGCCAATCCAACTCAACCCGCCACTGCGCCTCAATATCGACCACCTCCGCTTCAGCCGCGACGGCCAATACATTCTCGCCCAGGATGAAAGCTCCATCTTCGTCCTCTCCCGCAGCCCCTTCCGAGAGCTCTTTCGCTTCGACGCCGAGCGCGGCCTGCCCGCGGACTTCACCCCCGACTCCAAACAGATTGCCTTCTACACCCCCAACCTCCATGTGGAGCTCTGGAACATCGCCCAACAAAAACTCGTCTCCGCCCATGAGGTCGTCACTCAGGAAAATTGCCTCCAGACCCTCCTGTCGCCCGACGCCCGGACCCTCATCTGCATCGCGTATCCAGCGGCCGAGGTCAACCTTAGGGCCCTCCTCATCGACATCGAAACCGGGCAAGTTGTCTTCGAGAAGAAAGACTGGTTTCACCCCAACTTCAACTTCGAGATGTCGGTCTTCGTCCGCCAGCTCGAAAAAGACACGTCCGGCGTCCTGACCTCTGCGTTCTCAGCCGATGGCAACACCCTCCTCCTCGGTCCCGGTGCCGACCGCCTCGCCTTCGATCTCCGCACCCGAACTCCTATCAAGATCTCCGGAGCACTGACCAGCTACGACTTCCCCATCACCTACTGCTTCGAGGGCAACGACAAGATCGTTGCCGTCCACGCCCTCCAGGCCGCAAATTCAGGTGTCTTCAGCTTCCCCGACGGTAAACGTCTCCAATCGCTCAAGCTCGGCCTTCCCTTCATGAACGCCACCACCACCGCCGGATACGTCACCACCTCAGGTTCCAACGAGGCCGTAGTGGGGGTCGTCGATGTGAACGCGACAAAATATGTCCTCGGCTCCAAGTCCCCGGCGATCGACGTTTTTGGCGACTCATTTGTCGTTGAAAATCTGGCCGGCTCCATTGTTCTTGGAAAGCTCAGCGATCCGAATCCGATGCATATCCTCAGCGCCAACATGCCGCTCAGCCCCCTGGCTCCGGCCCGCTCCACCGCGATCTCACCCGATGGTCGCTATCTTGCCCTCTCCGCCCGGACTCGCGGCGCCGTGTGGGACCTCGCAACAGGCAAACAAATCTTCCTCATGAGAGGCTTCCGCTCTTCCTGGTGGACCCCCGATGGCAAGCTCCTCGCCGAATTCACCGCAACCGACAAGGAGCACCCCGCCGTCATCGGGGAACTCACGCCCGAGCCTCGTCTCGCCAAAAATATGGCCTACAAGCTCCCCGACCAAGCCCATCTCGAGAATAATGACCTCCTCGAGTGGAAGTCGCAGAACAAGAAAGCCTGGACCCTCACGGCCTACTCGCCCGCTGACCTCGCCGTAAAGTGGACCCGCCAGTTCCCAGAGGGCCGTCCTGGCTACACCACCAACTACGGCGACACAGACCTCATCTTCAGCGACCTGCTGCTGTCCTCAGCAGCGAAGGAGAAACTCCGCAGCAATGCCATCCTCAAAGAGCAGACAGACGCAATCAAACAAAAGCCCGCCGGACGTCTTATCGAGATCGTCAACGCAGAGGACGGCACCGTTCGTGCCCAGGTCGTGGTCCAGGTACCACTCACGTACGAAGGCGTCGACGGCTTCAGCAGGCTCGGCGACCTCCTCTACCTCTCCACCGGCGACAACCGCATCATCGTCTACTCGCTCAAGACAGGCGTCCAACTCCGCCAGCTCTACGGATCAGTCGTCGCCGCCGATATCGCCTCGCAGACCATCTGCACCCACAACCGCCGCAACGAGACCACCGTCTCCGACAAGACTGGCGCTGAACTTGTGCATCTTACCCTCGACAGCCCCCTCCGCTTTGCCGAGTTCCGCAACCACGGAACCCAACTCCTCGTACTCACCGCCGACCAGCGTGTCACCAGCTACACCATCTCAAACGAGACGCACGTCACAACTGCTTCGAATGTTCAATGA
- a CDS encoding ArsR/SmtB family transcription factor, protein MKPTSAHHVFRALSDPTRRAIFEELTRQGEQTVHALTSFAGVSQPAVSKHLTVLKRAKLVRHRRAGRETHYRAQPDALAPMVDWLRHYGAFWRDRFDKLEALLERMEP, encoded by the coding sequence GTGAAGCCGACCAGCGCCCATCACGTCTTCCGTGCCCTATCCGACCCGACCCGCCGGGCCATCTTCGAGGAGTTAACCCGGCAGGGCGAGCAGACCGTCCACGCATTGACCAGCTTTGCCGGCGTCTCCCAGCCCGCTGTCTCCAAGCACCTCACCGTACTGAAGCGCGCAAAGCTGGTACGGCATCGCCGTGCGGGACGAGAGACTCACTACCGCGCGCAGCCCGATGCCCTGGCCCCCATGGTCGACTGGCTGCGTCACTACGGCGCCTTCTGGCGCGACCGGTTCGACAAGCTTGAAGCACTTTTGGAAAGGATGGAGCCATGA
- a CDS encoding SRPBCC family protein, with translation MSQRSTTNPAEAESTRTLVIERVFPHTPEKLWRALTESPLLAQWMMNNDFEPVVGRKFQFRADPMPNWNGIVDCEVLVVDPLQRLSYNWGVGGGEAGLQWVVLFTLTPADGGTHLRMEQSGFGPDQQAAYQGANYGWQKFFGGLERVLGEVQ, from the coding sequence ATGAGCCAGAGATCAACGACCAATCCAGCAGAAGCAGAGAGTACCCGTACCCTTGTCATCGAGCGAGTCTTCCCCCACACACCGGAGAAGCTCTGGCGCGCACTCACCGAGAGCCCGCTCCTCGCGCAATGGATGATGAACAACGACTTCGAGCCGGTGGTCGGGCGCAAGTTCCAGTTCCGCGCCGACCCCATGCCGAACTGGAACGGCATCGTCGACTGCGAGGTGCTCGTCGTCGACCCACTCCAACGTCTCTCCTACAACTGGGGTGTTGGAGGAGGCGAAGCCGGCCTTCAATGGGTCGTGCTCTTCACCTTGACTCCAGCCGACGGCGGCACCCACCTACGCATGGAGCAGTCCGGCTTCGGTCCCGATCAGCAGGCAGCGTATCAGGGCGCAAACTACGGTTGGCAGAAGTTCTTCGGCGGCCTCGAGCGTGTCCTTGGAGAGGTGCAATGA
- a CDS encoding DoxX family protein, which yields MTTRAKNITYWTTTGLIAFFIGGGGAGQLIQFQRNPHGVVPVLGYPLYFFAILGIWKVLGAIAILVPRYPRLKEWAYAGIFFDLTGAAASCAAVGGYGAYAFHVLAPLILTGITVASWALRPQSRTIGLLFPASRGQGGIE from the coding sequence ATGACCACGAGAGCAAAAAACATTACTTACTGGACAACGACCGGACTCATAGCATTTTTTATCGGAGGCGGCGGCGCCGGGCAGCTGATACAGTTTCAGCGCAACCCCCACGGCGTCGTGCCCGTCCTCGGCTACCCACTGTACTTCTTCGCCATCCTGGGCATCTGGAAGGTGCTTGGCGCCATCGCCATCCTCGTGCCACGCTATCCGCGCCTCAAGGAATGGGCCTACGCCGGCATCTTCTTCGACCTGACCGGCGCAGCCGCATCCTGCGCAGCAGTCGGCGGCTACGGCGCCTACGCCTTCCACGTCCTCGCCCCGCTCATCCTCACCGGTATCACCGTGGCATCCTGGGCCCTTCGACCCCAAAGCCGCACCATCGGCCTCCTCTTTCCCGCAAGTCGCGGCCAAGGAGGTATCGAGTGA
- a CDS encoding DUF998 domain-containing protein yields the protein MTIPTASVSDASHIAARGAIVAAGLALLALGALHILRPDLDPSRQMISEYAIGRFGWLMTVCFALFAAASASLFLALMGNTSTLVGRIGLIFLLVAATGLAMGAAFRTDPLSTAPEAMTFSGRMHGVSFMIGVPGVLVATLLLSFALRTHETWIGLPLLSLMAITWLSLAAMAIAIAVTMKHLGVDVSSIVGWTNRLFMAGYALWVIVVAWPMAR from the coding sequence GTGACGATTCCGACTGCCTCCGTTTCCGACGCGTCTCACATCGCTGCCCGTGGCGCGATAGTTGCCGCAGGGCTAGCATTGCTCGCGCTGGGCGCTTTACACATACTCCGCCCCGATTTGGACCCATCGCGTCAAATGATAAGCGAATATGCGATTGGCCGGTTCGGTTGGCTCATGACCGTCTGCTTCGCGCTGTTCGCAGCTGCCAGTGCCTCCTTGTTTCTTGCCCTGATGGGGAACACATCGACACTTGTCGGACGAATAGGTCTGATCTTCCTTTTGGTGGCAGCCACCGGACTTGCGATGGGCGCCGCCTTCCGCACGGATCCTCTATCTACGGCACCCGAAGCCATGACCTTTTCTGGGCGCATGCACGGTGTGTCCTTTATGATCGGCGTTCCAGGTGTGCTTGTCGCGACTCTTCTCTTATCCTTCGCGCTCCGGACTCACGAAACCTGGATTGGCCTGCCACTTCTTTCGCTCATGGCGATTACCTGGCTGAGCCTGGCTGCAATGGCTATCGCCATCGCCGTCACCATGAAGCACTTGGGAGTCGATGTATCCAGCATTGTTGGATGGACCAATAGGCTGTTTATGGCTGGTTACGCCCTGTGGGTCATCGTCGTAGCTTGGCCGATGGCACGATAA
- a CDS encoding DUF1801 domain-containing protein, translated as MKKAIPVESTSAFIDAKINELGDWRGKTFAKVRAIIHKADPEIVEEWKWMGTPVFSHEGIVCTGETYKSVVKLTFAKGAALPDPSGLFNSSLEGNVRRAIDIHEGDKINEAALKDLIRAAVALNLDLKTAKAKPKPKPKPVSSKQAD; from the coding sequence ATGAAAAAAGCCATCCCGGTGGAATCAACCTCTGCCTTCATCGATGCGAAGATCAACGAACTCGGCGACTGGCGCGGCAAGACGTTCGCGAAGGTCCGCGCCATCATCCACAAGGCAGACCCTGAGATCGTCGAAGAGTGGAAGTGGATGGGCACTCCCGTCTTCTCTCACGAAGGCATCGTCTGCACGGGAGAGACCTACAAGAGCGTCGTCAAGCTGACCTTTGCCAAAGGAGCTGCGCTGCCGGACCCATCCGGTCTATTCAACTCCAGCCTCGAAGGAAATGTCCGTCGCGCCATCGATATCCACGAAGGCGACAAGATCAATGAGGCGGCCTTGAAGGATCTCATCCGCGCTGCCGTCGCGCTCAATCTCGATCTCAAGACCGCCAAAGCCAAGCCCAAGCCGAAGCCCAAACCTGTGAGCAGCAAGCAGGCCGATTAG
- a CDS encoding alpha/beta fold hydrolase, translating to MSTSSGVPGSRVTGSGVPLTTVHRVEADGVSVFYREAGPAGAPVLLLLHGFPASSFQYRELIPRLADKYRVIAPDLPGFGFTEVPEARQYRYSFDALAKTMLAFTDALDLKRYALYVFDYGAPTGFRMAMAHPERVTAIVSQNGNAYEEGLGDAWGPIRKYWSDPSAANREEVRKAAVSFEGIKFQYVHGVKNPETIGPEAYWLDYALVSRLGNTDIQLDLFFDYQNNVKLYPKFQEYFRTSKPPLLAIWGKNDPFFIPPGAEAFKRDNPNATVQFLDTGHFALETHVEEVAAAMRELLAKNAR from the coding sequence ATGTCTACTAGTTCAGGAGTACCTGGTTCAAGAGTGACAGGTTCAGGAGTTCCGCTGACTACCGTTCACCGCGTTGAGGCCGATGGGGTGAGTGTGTTCTATCGTGAGGCTGGGCCGGCGGGTGCGCCTGTGCTGCTGCTGCTGCACGGCTTCCCTGCTTCTTCGTTTCAGTATCGTGAGTTGATTCCGCGGCTGGCGGATAAGTATCGGGTGATTGCGCCGGATCTTCCGGGGTTTGGATTTACCGAGGTGCCGGAGGCGCGGCAGTACAGGTACAGCTTCGATGCGCTGGCGAAGACGATGCTGGCCTTTACCGATGCGCTCGATCTGAAGCGGTATGCGCTATATGTGTTTGACTATGGCGCGCCGACGGGGTTTCGCATGGCGATGGCGCATCCGGAGCGGGTGACGGCGATCGTCTCGCAGAACGGGAATGCGTATGAAGAGGGGCTGGGCGATGCGTGGGGGCCGATTCGTAAGTACTGGAGCGATCCTTCGGCGGCGAATCGCGAGGAGGTACGCAAGGCCGCGGTCAGTTTTGAAGGGATCAAGTTTCAGTATGTGCATGGGGTGAAGAATCCTGAGACGATTGGGCCGGAGGCTTACTGGCTGGACTATGCGCTGGTGAGCCGGCTTGGGAATACCGACATTCAGCTGGATCTGTTTTTCGACTATCAGAACAACGTGAAGCTATATCCGAAGTTTCAGGAGTACTTCCGGACGTCGAAGCCGCCGCTGCTGGCGATCTGGGGGAAGAACGATCCATTCTTTATTCCTCCGGGTGCTGAGGCTTTCAAGCGAGATAATCCAAACGCTACGGTGCAGTTTCTGGACACAGGACACTTTGCGCTGGAGACGCATGTGGAGGAGGTTGCGGCCGCGATGAGGGAGCTGTTGGCGAAGAACGCTCGGTGA
- a CDS encoding CGNR zinc finger domain-containing protein has protein sequence MPTPTHLPPSIEPPKAGDHPALDLLNTVFLLNGTIVDSLQTDQDVLLWLAGAGWPVEHDLARSKPGALLRSARTLREAIRRLVEARKAGKRADPAPLNAFLAQSQSHLKLSPAKGRTLHLERQWRQRTPEEILAPIAEAAAELLATGDFNLVRHCEAPECVLWFYDRTRSHHRRWCSMATCGNRNKVAAFRHRQSTT, from the coding sequence ATGCCGACACCCACCCATCTCCCTCCATCCATCGAGCCACCAAAGGCAGGGGATCATCCTGCGCTCGATCTCCTCAACACCGTCTTCCTTCTCAACGGCACAATCGTAGACTCCCTCCAGACCGATCAGGATGTACTTCTGTGGCTCGCCGGCGCTGGCTGGCCAGTCGAGCACGACCTCGCAAGATCAAAGCCCGGCGCCCTCCTGCGCAGCGCCCGGACTCTCCGCGAAGCAATCCGCCGACTCGTCGAAGCCAGAAAAGCCGGCAAGCGCGCCGACCCGGCTCCCCTCAACGCCTTCCTCGCCCAGTCGCAGAGCCATCTCAAGCTATCGCCCGCCAAGGGTCGAACCCTCCACCTCGAACGTCAGTGGAGACAGCGCACCCCCGAAGAGATCCTCGCCCCCATCGCCGAAGCCGCCGCCGAGCTCCTCGCCACCGGCGACTTCAACCTCGTCCGCCACTGCGAAGCCCCCGAGTGCGTCCTCTGGTTCTACGACCGAACCCGCTCCCACCATCGCCGCTGGTGCAGCATGGCCACCTGCGGCAACCGCAACAAGGTAGCCGCCTTCCGCCACCGCCAATCCACCACCTAA
- a CDS encoding DinB family protein: MTTTLDAVAADFLDVSCRRLEMMCECLVACLKKLTYDQVWQRQGAHENAVGNLVLHLCGNARQWVMHGVGGAADVRVRDAEFSAEGGMSAEELIALFQSTMAEAKGVIAAVPAGRLSERITPQGRDVSVLEAIYQVVGHVQQHVGQIILLTKQMTAGDLDLTIPRPR; this comes from the coding sequence ATGACTACGACCCTTGATGCTGTTGCTGCGGATTTTCTTGATGTTTCGTGTCGCCGGCTGGAGATGATGTGCGAGTGCCTGGTGGCTTGTCTGAAAAAGCTGACCTACGATCAGGTGTGGCAGCGGCAGGGGGCCCATGAGAATGCCGTGGGAAATCTTGTGCTTCATCTTTGCGGGAATGCTCGGCAGTGGGTGATGCATGGGGTGGGTGGGGCGGCCGATGTCAGGGTTCGGGATGCGGAGTTTAGTGCGGAGGGTGGGATGAGTGCGGAGGAGTTGATTGCACTGTTCCAGTCGACGATGGCGGAGGCGAAGGGTGTGATTGCGGCGGTGCCGGCGGGGCGGCTGTCGGAGAGGATTACTCCGCAGGGGCGCGATGTGAGTGTGCTGGAGGCGATCTACCAGGTGGTGGGACATGTGCAGCAGCATGTGGGGCAGATTATTTTGCTGACCAAGCAGATGACTGCTGGGGATCTTGACCTTACGATTCCTCGGCCCAGGTAG
- a CDS encoding radical SAM protein — MSVKLEAKAQLSHALPHKLTSLPILLLNMHENCNCRCLMCDIWKRPPGLGLDLASFRHHRDSIMALGVQQVVLTGGEPLLHSNFEALCSFLKSCGARVTLLTTGLLLEKRADIVARSVDEIIISLDGPEAIHDRIRRVIRGFDLIRAGILAIRCHRPGISIQARSTVQRANFLFLRETVAAAKRLGFDSISFLATDVSSHAFNRELIWPGERQSEVALTRSEIACLEVEIELLLEQFRDEIARRYIVEPPEKLRHIVRRFREHLGELTPVSPVCNAPWVSAVMEVDGSIRPCFFHHKIGTVERGSLEDAVNSEEAQQFRRTLDVARNPTCQRCVCSLNYARLAEN; from the coding sequence ATGTCAGTTAAATTGGAAGCAAAGGCGCAACTTTCTCACGCGTTGCCGCATAAACTCACATCGCTCCCGATTTTATTGCTGAACATGCATGAGAACTGCAACTGCCGCTGCCTTATGTGCGATATTTGGAAAAGGCCGCCTGGCTTGGGGCTCGACCTCGCAAGCTTCAGACACCACCGTGATTCCATTATGGCCCTGGGAGTACAGCAGGTCGTACTGACGGGAGGCGAGCCCCTGCTTCACTCGAACTTTGAGGCATTATGTAGCTTTCTCAAGAGCTGCGGGGCCCGAGTTACTCTTTTGACGACCGGACTGCTGCTTGAGAAACGAGCGGATATCGTAGCAAGGTCCGTGGATGAAATCATCATTTCGCTTGACGGCCCAGAAGCGATCCATGATCGTATCAGGCGGGTAATTCGAGGCTTTGATCTAATTCGGGCGGGCATACTAGCGATTCGGTGCCATCGGCCGGGGATATCGATCCAAGCCCGTAGTACAGTGCAGCGTGCCAACTTTCTCTTTTTGCGCGAGACGGTAGCCGCGGCGAAACGGCTGGGCTTTGATTCCATCTCTTTTCTGGCGACTGACGTATCGTCGCACGCATTCAACCGAGAGCTCATTTGGCCCGGAGAACGGCAGAGCGAGGTCGCGCTGACACGGTCAGAAATAGCGTGCCTTGAAGTCGAGATCGAACTGCTGCTCGAACAATTCCGCGACGAAATCGCTCGGCGCTACATCGTAGAGCCGCCCGAGAAGCTACGACATATCGTGCGCCGATTTCGCGAACATCTGGGCGAGCTGACGCCAGTGTCGCCTGTCTGCAACGCACCCTGGGTTTCCGCGGTAATGGAGGTCGACGGGTCTATTCGGCCTTGTTTTTTTCATCATAAGATTGGCACGGTCGAGAGGGGCTCGTTAGAAGACGCCGTTAATTCTGAAGAGGCGCAGCAATTCCGGCGCACATTAGACGTTGCCCGAAACCCAACATGTCAGCGATGTGTTTGCTCGCTCAACTACGCCAGACTTGCTGAAAACTGA
- a CDS encoding methyltransferase domain-containing protein produces MGEQLYQATQAKAGKPVRIAECGTKTENEHAFAAWAKVYDKQPNPLLALEERYFAHLLPHTKDRHVLDVGCGSGRWLSRFVHGEPASLHGLDSSSEMIDIAARKELSDTELIHAALPIIPIASGSKDLVLASFVLSYVEDLELCASELARVIRPGGDLFLSDMHPGTAATLGWKRGFDTPVQTYRLKAHTRPLTDLISTFVAHGFAIVVCLEPPFDESDHELFMTAGKEAAWQQAAGNPAIYLLHLRRMSASSPAIREYEDLHLRGAQCVLGAHESLATSVTVDSGLVASIATETAQTASRNGTNQIDLTGYLVFPGLVNAHDHLEFALFPRLGSPPYENATEWALDIQVKEAEKIALHKKVPKDVRLWWGGIRNLLCGVTTVCQHNPVDPLLLTRDFPIRVITNYGWDHSLAFAKDIRSALEDTPANAPFLIHACEGVDHVAAEELYILDAVGAIEERTVLIHGLALDAKGAALLNERRSALVICPSSNSFLFEKALTRELLHSIERLGLGSDSPLTSNGDLLDEIRFTRWACDLNDDRLFSMVTDEAAQLLRLQGGEGSLREGAVADLIAVTQRAGSPAHILSELSWRDVELVIVGGLVQLASSEIFDRLTAQMRRALVPLMIEKEVRWLRAPATVLLEATENVLGDGNVRVGGLRVSRMQV; encoded by the coding sequence GTGGGCGAACAGCTTTATCAAGCTACGCAAGCCAAAGCGGGAAAGCCTGTGAGGATCGCTGAGTGTGGAACAAAGACGGAAAACGAACATGCCTTCGCAGCTTGGGCGAAAGTATATGACAAGCAGCCGAATCCGCTGCTTGCGCTTGAGGAACGTTATTTCGCTCATCTTCTGCCGCACACGAAAGACCGGCATGTTTTAGATGTAGGCTGTGGCAGTGGAAGATGGCTGTCGCGTTTCGTGCACGGCGAACCAGCCTCGTTGCATGGTCTCGATAGTTCCAGCGAGATGATTGATATAGCCGCTCGCAAAGAGCTTTCGGATACGGAACTGATCCATGCCGCACTTCCTATTATCCCGATTGCGTCCGGCAGCAAGGATCTGGTACTCGCCTCGTTCGTTCTGAGTTATGTGGAAGATCTCGAACTATGTGCGTCCGAATTAGCGCGAGTCATCCGTCCTGGTGGAGATTTATTTCTGTCAGACATGCATCCGGGCACCGCGGCTACACTTGGCTGGAAACGTGGCTTTGATACTCCCGTCCAGACATACAGACTCAAAGCACATACTCGGCCCCTGACCGATCTGATCAGCACGTTTGTCGCTCATGGTTTCGCGATTGTCGTGTGCCTCGAACCGCCGTTCGACGAGAGTGACCATGAATTGTTCATGACGGCGGGCAAAGAGGCAGCGTGGCAGCAAGCGGCTGGAAATCCTGCAATCTACTTGCTTCATCTTCGCAGGATGTCCGCGTCTTCACCTGCAATTAGGGAGTATGAAGATCTTCATCTGCGAGGCGCGCAATGCGTTTTGGGCGCACATGAGAGTCTTGCAACCTCTGTCACCGTGGACAGCGGACTAGTTGCTTCAATTGCGACAGAAACTGCACAGACGGCCAGTAGAAACGGAACGAATCAAATTGACCTGACTGGATATCTCGTCTTTCCGGGGCTGGTGAATGCACACGATCACCTTGAGTTTGCGCTCTTTCCCCGGTTGGGCTCTCCTCCATACGAGAACGCGACCGAGTGGGCGCTGGATATTCAAGTGAAGGAGGCCGAGAAGATTGCGCTTCACAAAAAAGTGCCGAAAGACGTTCGCCTGTGGTGGGGTGGCATCCGCAACCTGCTGTGCGGGGTCACCACCGTATGTCAGCACAACCCGGTCGATCCGTTGCTGCTGACTAGGGACTTTCCCATACGGGTGATCACAAACTACGGATGGGACCACTCGCTGGCATTCGCAAAAGATATCCGGTCCGCCCTAGAGGATACTCCCGCCAATGCTCCCTTTCTCATCCATGCGTGCGAAGGTGTCGATCATGTTGCAGCCGAAGAGTTATACATACTCGATGCTGTTGGCGCGATCGAGGAGCGTACCGTCCTCATACATGGATTAGCACTGGATGCCAAAGGCGCGGCACTCCTGAATGAGCGCCGCTCTGCCTTGGTAATTTGTCCTTCTTCAAACAGCTTTCTCTTCGAAAAGGCCCTCACACGTGAACTATTACATTCCATCGAGAGGCTTGGACTTGGGAGCGACTCACCGTTGACTTCAAACGGTGATCTTCTAGATGAGATTCGTTTTACTAGGTGGGCCTGCGACCTTAACGATGACAGACTCTTCTCAATGGTTACTGATGAAGCCGCACAGCTTTTACGTCTGCAGGGTGGTGAGGGTTCACTGCGCGAAGGTGCCGTAGCCGACCTTATTGCTGTAACTCAGCGAGCTGGAAGCCCAGCACATATTTTGAGTGAGTTGAGTTGGCGGGATGTGGAGTTGGTGATTGTCGGCGGCTTGGTACAACTAGCTTCATCTGAAATCTTCGACAGGCTCACAGCACAGATGAGGCGAGCACTTGTCCCGCTCATGATTGAGAAGGAAGTCCGTTGGCTGCGTGCTCCCGCCACAGTGTTGCTCGAAGCAACGGAGAATGTTCTGGGTGACGGTAACGTTCGTGTCGGCGGTCTCCGAGTTTCCAGAATGCAGGTATAA